Proteins encoded by one window of Brienomyrus brachyistius isolate T26 chromosome 1, BBRACH_0.4, whole genome shotgun sequence:
- the cebp1 gene encoding CCAAT/enhancer binding protein (C/EBP) 1: MFCTRSSRPSSHPRPLASSGSPPQKKSLSKDSIEYRLRRERNNIAVRKSRDKAKRRVQLTQQRAIQLQEENHGLQALITQLTQELDTLKQILSQRHLQRRDNNLAEDESY; this comes from the exons ATGTTCTGCACCAG GAGTTCTCGCCCTTcctcccacccccgccccctggCCTCCTCCGGCAGCCCCCCGCAGAAGAAGAGCCTGAGCAAGGACAGCATCGAGTACCGCCTACGGCGTGAGAGGAACAACATCGCTGTGAGGAAGAGCCGCGACAAGGCGAAGCGCCGCGTGCAGCTCACCCAGCAAAGAGCGATCCAGCTGCAGGAGGAGAACCACGGACTACAGGCACTAATCACGCAGCTGACACAGGAACTGGACACTCTTAAGCAAATCCTGTCGCAGCGCCACCTGCAGCGCAGAGATAATAATCTTGCAGAGGACGAGAGCTATTAA